One Bemisia tabaci chromosome 7, PGI_BMITA_v3 DNA window includes the following coding sequences:
- the LOC109035361 gene encoding rhodanese domain-containing protein CG4456, with the protein MQANLFRRFLPALVSCSSIKRGTFLTLKQENLNFAYNTRVQLFQSSVPMSACKNVGFAEFKELLENPQNIVIDVREKQELVDDGRIEKTHNIPLGEVTQALQLEPSAFEAKYGFPKPSPDSNLIFSCRSGKRSLNACGIAEKQGFKNLWNYSGGFLDWSEQTKGK; encoded by the exons ATGCAAGCAAATTTATTCCGGAGGTTTCTTCCCGCTTTGGTTTCCTGTTCTTCTATCAAGAGAGGAACTTTTCTGACTCTCAAGCAGGAGAACCTCAATTTTGCCT atAACACTCGTGTGCAGCTGTTCCAGTCCTCCGTCCCAATGAGTGCTTGTAAAAATGTCGGTTTTGCTGAGTTTAAGGAGCTTTTGGAAAACCCACAAAATATTGTGATTGATGTCAGAGAAAAGCAAGAGCTAGTTGACGATGGAAGGATCGAGAAGACTCATAACATACCCT TAGGCGAAGTCACTCAAGCCTTACAACTTGAGCCATCAGCATTTGAAGCAAAGTATGGATTCCCAAAACCTAGCCCTGATAGCAATCTTATCTTCAGCTGTCGTTCTGGAAAGAGAAGTTTAAATGCTTGTGGTATAGCTGAAAAACAAGGATTCAAAAA TCTATGGAATTACAGCGGAGGGTTTTTGGATTGGAGCGAACAAACCAAAGGTAAATGA
- the mRpL4 gene encoding large ribosomal subunit protein uL4m has translation MMNLRILNRLRGSVVNVLRASRFSSSVEGTGAKEINTEPNSRPIIDPDVNPLMKTRELKLLPKFSEPRQAWIETLNCIDDKIIGLTTLHPEVFGVGPRIDMIHLNVKWQRNIRYVSFAHAKTRHEMPGTRRKPRPQKGLGMSRHGDLRSPLFTKTGGVAHGPRSPTPHFFVLSIWERIIGLTSTLSIKHAQDDLHIVDSLDIPTENKGYIQDLVEARKWGPSVLMVDVPDLMPRNITVATDEIKHINLMPVYGLNVYSMLKHDTLILTVDAVKRIEEKILYQLNRIDKEKVCGKFEIDQ, from the exons ATGATGAACCTTCGCATTTTGAATCGTTTGAGAGGGAGCGTTGTGAATGTCCTCCGAGCCTCGAGGTTCTCATCATCGGTTGAAG GTACAGGTGCAAAAGAAATCAATACAGAACCAAATAGCAGGCCTATTATTGATCCAGATGTAAATCCTCTGATGAAAACGAGAGAATTGAAGCTCTTACCAAAGTTTTCAGAACCACGCCAAGCCTGGATTGAGACTCTCAATTGTATAGATGATAAAATAATCGGATTAACTACTCTACATCCCGAAGTATTTGGTGTTGGTCCTCGGATCGATATGATTCACCTGAATGTAAAATGGCAGAGAAATATACGCTATGTG TCTTTTGCACATGCTAAGACCCGCCACGAAATGCCGGGTACTCGCAGGAAGCCGAGACCCCAGAAAGGACTAGGAATGTCGCGTCACGGAGATTTACGATCGCCTCTCTTCACTAAAACTGGAGGCGTAGCACACGGACCTCGCTCCCCCACTCCTCACTTTTTTGTGCTTAGTATTTGGGAACGGATAATTGGACTAACATCAACTCTGTCCATCAAGCATGCTCAG GACGATTTGCATATTGTCGACAGCTTAGACATACCAACTGAAAACAAGGGTTACATCCAGGACCTGGTGGAAGCAAGAAAATGGGGACCATCAGTTTTAATGGTCGATGT ACCCGACTTGATGCCGCGCAATATAACCGTTGCCACAGACGAAATTAAACACATCAATTTAATGCCAGTCTATG gaTTAAACGTTTACAGCATGTTAAAACACGACACACTCATTCTAACCGTTGATGCAGTGAAACGGATTGAAGAGAAAATCTTGTATCAACTTAACAGAATTGATAAAGAAAAAGTCTGTGGAAAGTTTGAAATAGACCAGTAG
- the LOC140225020 gene encoding uncharacterized protein yields the protein MGFALPAHLPLERYIGSCLISPCPPPPPQFSPPPLQPRKFQRQFYNSKTLLRNANGPPPPDRAAYPPNRSLKANQRHGLFEEPEGVWTIGVPLLAVQPFVKSKNSRTTKKNRKYGGDTPQPDASLPPRMLHNRSQFSKLAVHTQGVPLIQSSRYEQSCKSKSGKAGNPSSRNAPLDANKIASGRKDSAGSSGKTGESSSVSDENLSCNSLENSLPRIIKPRKRRKKDRKPNGVPSAAPDDNNNTPKEDDSGKEATKKDGGQPDGGEKAPEDKCAPESGNPDDAAGKENESAEKGISCRCRYCDPSSVIWNVNTRGYSPSLVSCILPLGAEHQHRSSGPVSLRGPGPPTPDSHAKFPPLEAKTKMPPNDCRFPPPNFHRPPNPFPYRGSPPYHNPIPMSSPSDRGGFAELELYAAGKIGFPAPEQKLPEFTQRFGLLNVSSFHVPTGFIDTSRRRPRSRPRSRSPRRGSPTTPRSCPTGGPGTGTTPTAWPSGRTRRSSTKVPSSRARRIRAPSRRAPGPSSTRSTAWWSARPPGRRRRRSSTKAPVRWGRPRRGRRTWRCPRRSSHRPTDTGTSRSSSS from the coding sequence ATGGGCTTTGCCCTCCCTGCGCACTTGCCGCTCGAGAGGTACATCGGAAGCTGTCTGATCTCCCCATGCCCGCCCCCGCCGCCGCAGTTCTCGCCGCCCCCGCTCCAGCCGCGCAAATTCCAGAGGCAGTTCTACAACTCGAAAACCCTGCTCCGCAACGCGAATGGCCCGCCGCCGCCGGACAGAGCCGCCTACCCGCCCAACCGGAGCCTCAAGGCGAACCAGAGGCATGGGCTCTTCGAGGAGCCCGAGGGCGTCTGGACGATCGGGGTCCCGCTCCTCGCCGTCCAGCCCTTCGTGAAGTCCAAGAACAGCCGGACGACGAAGAAGAACCGGAAGTACGGCGGGGACACCCCCCAGCCCGATGCTAGCTTGCCGCCACGCATGCTCCACAACAGATCTCAGTTCTCCAAATTGGCCGTCCACACCCAAGGCGTGCCCCTCATCCAGTCGAGCAGGTACGAGCAGAGCTGCAAATCGAAGAGCGGCAAGGCCGGCAACCCTTCTTCGCGGAACGCTCCCCTCGACGCGAACAAAATCGCGTCGGGTCGGAAGGACTCGGCGGGCTCGAGCGGCAAGACCGGCGAGAGCTCTAGCGTCAGCGACGAGAACCTGTCGTGCAACTCCCTGGAGAACAGCCTGCCGCGGATAATCAAACCGCGGAAGAGGCGGAAGAAGGACCGGAAGCCCAACGGGGTCCCGAGCGCCGCCCCCGACGACAACAACAACACGCCCAAGGAGGACGACTCCGGCAAGGAGGCGACGAAGAAGGACGGAGGACAACCGGACGGAGGCGAGAAAGCTCCGGAGGATAAGTGCGCCCCCGAGTCTGGAAACCCGGACGACGCCGCCGGGAAAGAAAACGAAAGCGCGGAAAAGGGGATTTCCTGCCGGTGCCGGTACTGCGACCCCAGCAGCGTTATCTGGAACGTGAACACGAGAGGGTACTCCCCGTCGCTGGTGTCCTGCATCCTCCCCCTCGGCGCGGAGCACCAGCACCGGAGTTCCGGCCCAGTTTCGCTCCGCGGTCCCGGGCCGCCGACTCCGGACTCTCACGCCAAATTCCCGCCCCTCGAGGCGAAGACGAAGATGCCCCCGAACGACTGCCGCTTCCCGCCGCCCAACTTCCACCGGCCGCCCAACCCCTTCCCGTACCGCGGCAGCCCCCCGTACCACAACCCCATCCCGATGAGCAGCCCCTCCGACCGCGGCGGGTTCGCGGAGTTGGAGTTGTACGCCGCCGGCAAGATCGGCTTCCCGGCCCCGGAGCAGAAGCTCCCGGAGTTCACGCAGAGGTTCGGCCTCCTCAACGTCTCCAGCTTCCACGTCCCGACCGGGTTCATCGACACGTCCCGCCGCCGCCCCCGCTCCCGCCCAAGATCGAGGAGCCCCCGCCGAGGATCCCCAACTACGCCGCGCTCGTGTCCAACCGGAGGTCCTGGGACGGGCACGACGCCAACGGCTTGGCCTTCCGGAAGAACGAGGCGCAGCTCTACCAAAGTTCCGAGTTCCCGAGCCCGGAGGATTCGAGCCCCAAGCCGGCGAGCCCCTGGCCCGTCTTCAACGAGGAGCACCGCGTGGTGGAGCGCGCGCCCGCCAGGACGCCGGAGAAGGCGGTCGTCGACGAAAGCCCCAGTCCGTTGGGGTCGTCCCCGGCGAGGTCGCAGAACCTGGAGGTGTCCTCGGAGATCGTCACATCGCCCAACGGACACAGGGACATCGAGATCAAGTTCTTCATGA